AGGTGCCAGAAACCCGGTTTCTAGTTTTCGCTTATCCAAGTAGTATTGCAACAGAACTATGTTACAAAATATAAATATATCCAAAACACTTCCCAAAGACAAATGACAAATAACCAAACGTAAAGTGGTACAAGCCCCAAAATTCATTTATGGAAAAAACAAGAAATTACTTCATTATTCAAATACCCTACTTTCAAGTCTGAAAATTTACTGGTCACTGGTCACTGGTTACTGGTCACTGTTAAAATAAAAACTATGTTTAATCAGCGCAAGAACAGAAGTATCGCCGCAATACTAGCTTTGTCTGGTACGTTGACAATTTCAGGATTACACAAATTTTATTTAGGACAACCACTTTGGGGTGTGTTGTACGTACTGCTTTCTTGGACACCTATTCCCAAAGTGGCTTGCGCCATAGAAGGAGTTTGGTACTTAGCTCAAGATGAAGAAACTTTTGACCGTCATTTTAATCTGGGTAAATCAGTTATCAAAAGTTCACAGTATGTCCCCGATCAAGTGGGATCGCTCGCAAACGCTTTGCGAGAGTTAGAAAGTTTACGTCAGGAAGGGCTGATTTCTGAGTATGAATTTGAGCAAAAGCGCCGTCAGTTGCTCGACCAAATGTAAGAGAAGAAAGAGCTATGAAAAATTGGCTATCTTGGAACCCGAGGCTGCAAAAACTCCGCGCTCAACTGATTCACAACCCTTACCACCGACTGCAATCAGGAGAAGAAATTGCGATCGCAGTGGAACTGGGTATCAGTATTGATGCCAATCAAGCAACTGTAGATGATTGGTTGCGTTTACCAGGATTTTCCATTCATCAAGCGAGATCGCTTGTGGAACTCTCCCGTGGCGGAGTGAAATTTTATTGTGTTGAAGATATTGCAGCAGCTCTAAGTTTATCTGTACAGAGACTCGAACCCCTCAGACCCCTTCTTAATTTTAGTTATTATGACGAGGAAGCTTTAGCACTTCCCAGTCAGATTGTTAACCCAAACGTAGCAACTGTTGAAACACTAGCAAAAGTACCTTTTATTGATTTATATCTCGCGCAAGCCATCGTAGAAAATCGTTTATCAGAAGGGCTTTTCCGTAATTTAGCTGATTTTCAACAAAGGCTCAATCTACCAGGCGATGCGATCGCCCAGTTGATGTATTATCTGAGGTTTAGTTAATGGTTAGTAGTTAGTGGTTAGTGGTTAATGGTTAGTGATTTGGCACTCAACTAACAACTAACAACTAACAACCAACAACTAACAACCAACAACTAACCAATTTATATAAACCCTATTCGGTCAAGAGGCCAAAAGCGAAATACTGCCCGACCTATAATATTCTTTCTAGGCAAAAAACCCCAATAGCGGGAATCGTTACTATCGTTACGATTATCTCCCATAACAAAAAATTCATTTGCTGGAACTTGTCGCCCTTCCATTGGTGAATTTGGCGGTTCGGCGATATACTCCTCCTGTATGGGTTTACCGTCGAGATAAACTTTGCCACTGGCGATGCTAACTACCTGTCCTGGCGTACCAATCACACGCTTAATGAAAGCTTGGTCTTTAGGATAGCCCCGACGCTGTAATTCTTCTGATGGCTGAAAAACCACGATATTGCTGAATTCAGGGGGGTGAAAAAGGTAGGAAATCTTTTCCACAACCAAGCGATCGCCTCTATACAAGGTTGGTAACATGGAATCTGAGGGAATGTAGCGAGGTTCTGCAACAAAAGTGCGGATGAGAATTGCCAAGCATAAGGCGATCGCAACTAGAGTTAGATTTTCCTGTAAACCGCGCCATACTCGCGATGACACTGGAGTTTCTTTTGCATTACTTTCCTGATGGGTCATAAAGTTGAATGAAGAATCTAAACAAATACCTTGACTATTGTGACGCTAAAAGCCGCCTTATAAGCAAGAGGAGTTTTGCCTATCGACTTTATTCTCAGGAAATTTACGCACGTAATGTTCGGGAATGACTTAGAAATGCGATGGAGAATAGATAGTTAAAGTATTATTTATAACCAACAAAATCAGAAAAGAAAATTTTTAAATTAAAGTCATTGGAATTACAGCAATTATAAAACAGAGTTTTAAACTATTTACATTATTTGGCTTCCTCCTCCTGAAAAAGAAAGCTAGTTACCGACTGCTATTGCTATGCAATCAGTCGGTTTTTTTTGGTTTGGATTTTGAATTGAGAATTATCTAAAGTTAGTTACACACCAGCAATCAACCTTGCTTTTCTAAGAGGATGTTTTAAAAGTCCTGGTTTCATATAATGAGCTACTATACAAACGCTCGTCCGCCTGCGCGGATTAGTATTTTGAAACCCACGTAGGTGGGTTTTGCCTGTATAGACGCGAATTCCATTCGCCAAGACTTTACAAACATCCTCTTAGAAAGATTTGATATGTAGTCAATTACACTAAATTACTTTTTCTGTTTTTTAAGATAATTCATAGATATTTCTAAACTAGACTTCATCCGATCCAACGCGGTTACTAAGATACCAATTTCATCCTTAGATTTTTCCTCAAAAACAACATTCATTTCCCCAAAACTAACTTTTTGGGCAATCTTAGCTATTTTTTTAATTCGCTCAAGGATAGTTTTCCTTAAAAGAAAATTAATCAAAAAAATAACTATCGTAAAGATAAAGATTAAAATTCCTATTACGAAAACAAAAGAGTGAAGTGTGCTAGCAAAAACCTCTTCAGCAGGAAGAGAAACTATTTGAACAGCAACAATCTCATTCAGTTTCCAGCCAAAACCATTTTCCGATCCATAAGTTGCTACCAAACTTTTGGGAGCGATCTCTGGTTTTGAATGGCATTGTAAGCATTTCTGTTCTTTAAGAGCAAATGGTCGTGCAATATAAAATAATCTACTTCCTGGAATGGTGCGAAATCCAGAACGTTCTTTAATCTTGGGATGTGTCCGAAAATAATTCACAAGCTCTGTTTCAAAGTCATCAGCTTTATCCCGCAAATTAATTGGGTTTGGTGCTGCATCTTTAAAAAAGAAGTTTTTGTACTCTTCAGTTTTACGCAAATCTTCAAAAATTTCTCTTGCGGAGAAGGTTGGTATAGCTTCTGGAATAAATGCTGCTTCGGTTTCTAGTTTAGAGAACAATAAGGGATTTAGACGTTCTTGTGTATAATTTCTAACTGAATTGATAGTTTGCATCAGCATCTTGGCTTGAGATGTCACTTCATGTTCGGCTCTTTGCTCGAGTACAGTTGATAGAGCCGCACCAGTTAAGGAAATGCCGATCGCAAACACAACAACCAAAAACCAATTAAACTTAGTGCCAATTTTGGCATTTAAAAAATGATTTGTTAAAAACATAACTTTCAACCAACTGTACTAATTATGAGTAGCGCCTAAGGACGCCGCATCAAAAATTTGTTGGGCGGTAAGGTTAAGTTGAGGGAAGGTAGGAGACACAATTAAATCATGACTTCTAAACTGAGTCATTTGGTATTCGCCGTCAATCAGCTGACATATAAATACAGTTGGCTGTTTTGGGTTACCAATGAAGTTGCGTCCCCCTAGGGCTGCGTAATCCACAATCCAGTATTCTGGAATGCCCATTTCTTCGTAATCAGCATATTTGACGTGGTAGTCATCCCGCCAGTTAGTTGATACAACCTCAACAATTAATTTAACTGAGCTAGCATTCTCAATCACTGATTCCCTTTCCCAACGTGGTTCACTGCCTATGTTTTCCTGATTTAAAACAATAATGTCAGGTTCATAACCAGATTTTGCACTACTAGATTTTACAATTGATTCTCTGGGAATTGTCCAAATACCGCGTTTTCCCATCTGTATGATGGTCAAGACTAACTCCTCAATCAGAAAGCCTGTAACATTACCATGTTGTCCCCTCGGTTTTGGCATTTCGATAATTACCCCATTGTGTAGTTCATAGCGTATCTCAGTGTTTTCCGGATACCATGCTATAAATTCATCAAAAGTTACTAGTTTAGGTAAGGCTTGAGCCATAGATTTTCTCAAGTTTTCTCTACATTATCCAATAGCAAAACTATTAAATTGTGCCACCACTAAAAGTAAAAACTTTTGGACATTACTGTACAACAGGTACTCTAGGATTAAGTCCCGTAGTATGATCTAAACCCATGTCTACACCAAAGAACTAATCCATTTGATTTGCCCAAATCGAGTTTAATAAAAACAATAGAAGGTTAGGCAAAAAATTTTGCTCTTCATTATCCACTGGTGTATCGTCCGAACAAGGTAGTTCTTCAGTTGAAGGTAACGCTTGTTTAATATGAGGTAACAGCATAGCCGTGAATAGCGTTCATTTTTTCGATTATAAAACTTACAATCTTTAAAAATTTAATTAAACTTAGCTAGTAACCAACGAGTAATAGCTCCATCATCTTCAGTTAGAGAGCGCTTCAGAGCTTCTTCAACCAAGGCAATTTCCAATCCTAGGAGTACTTGAGATTCGCGAATGGGGGTGCTTTGTGTTGGCGACAATGAATTTGCAATCACCTTACCAGCATTGACATCAACTACCCAATACTCTTGAACTCCCAGGCGTTGATAGAGTTTTTGTTTGCGCTCAGTATCGTCTTCTAGGGAAGAAGCGGCAATCTCAACAACTAATGTAGGTGGAGTTAACTCATTGAGATTTACTGGGGAATTATTTCGGGGAGGAAGTTGGAAATTTGTGCCAATATAAAAAGCAATATCAGGCTGAGAACCACTAACTCTAGCTTTTCGGAAACTAGTATTCGTTAGCTCCTTAATGGGAATATTTTTAATAGCTGCATACAAGACAATAACAGTTGAAACAATAGAATTATCATAACCATGTGCAGGACCTAGTGGTGACATCTCAATCTTCATGTAACCGCCATCATAGTAAAATCTAGCACTTTCCAAGGTGGGATCATCTGCAAAGGTAAGAAAATCTTCCCAGGCTGCTTCTACCCAGGTATCGGTAGGAACAGTATCTATTACTGGCGCTTGATTAAGCATAATTCTGAACCTGCATAGTTTCTTTGCTATTAAACTTAGTTTAACAACGCTTCACCACGACGATAAAATTCACGGGCACAATGAGGGGTATTTTTTGTAAGTGTTTACCCGAACTTAATACGATCGGGACTTACGCAAAGCCCCCCTTTTTAAGCTATGCATTGGTCACATCTTTCTTTACAATCTTGAAACCCTTGACTATATTGCATTGTGGACGCTGAGATTGTCTGCAGACTTGACAAAATGACGCTGATTCTTCTCGCAAAAACTCCATGTTTATTGAGAAT
This genomic interval from Scytonema hofmannii PCC 7110 contains the following:
- a CDS encoding NINE protein codes for the protein MFNQRKNRSIAAILALSGTLTISGLHKFYLGQPLWGVLYVLLSWTPIPKVACAIEGVWYLAQDEETFDRHFNLGKSVIKSSQYVPDQVGSLANALRELESLRQEGLISEYEFEQKRRQLLDQM
- a CDS encoding helix-hairpin-helix domain-containing protein; protein product: MKNWLSWNPRLQKLRAQLIHNPYHRLQSGEEIAIAVELGISIDANQATVDDWLRLPGFSIHQARSLVELSRGGVKFYCVEDIAAALSLSVQRLEPLRPLLNFSYYDEEALALPSQIVNPNVATVETLAKVPFIDLYLAQAIVENRLSEGLFRNLADFQQRLNLPGDAIAQLMYYLRFS
- the lepB gene encoding signal peptidase I, whose amino-acid sequence is MTHQESNAKETPVSSRVWRGLQENLTLVAIALCLAILIRTFVAEPRYIPSDSMLPTLYRGDRLVVEKISYLFHPPEFSNIVVFQPSEELQRRGYPKDQAFIKRVIGTPGQVVSIASGKVYLDGKPIQEEYIAEPPNSPMEGRQVPANEFFVMGDNRNDSNDSRYWGFLPRKNIIGRAVFRFWPLDRIGFI
- a CDS encoding c-type heme family protein; protein product: MFLTNHFLNAKIGTKFNWFLVVVFAIGISLTGAALSTVLEQRAEHEVTSQAKMLMQTINSVRNYTQERLNPLLFSKLETEAAFIPEAIPTFSAREIFEDLRKTEEYKNFFFKDAAPNPINLRDKADDFETELVNYFRTHPKIKERSGFRTIPGSRLFYIARPFALKEQKCLQCHSKPEIAPKSLVATYGSENGFGWKLNEIVAVQIVSLPAEEVFASTLHSFVFVIGILIFIFTIVIFLINFLLRKTILERIKKIAKIAQKVSFGEMNVVFEEKSKDEIGILVTALDRMKSSLEISMNYLKKQKK
- a CDS encoding Uma2 family endonuclease, with the translated sequence MAQALPKLVTFDEFIAWYPENTEIRYELHNGVIIEMPKPRGQHGNVTGFLIEELVLTIIQMGKRGIWTIPRESIVKSSSAKSGYEPDIIVLNQENIGSEPRWERESVIENASSVKLIVEVVSTNWRDDYHVKYADYEEMGIPEYWIVDYAALGGRNFIGNPKQPTVFICQLIDGEYQMTQFRSHDLIVSPTFPQLNLTAQQIFDAASLGATHN
- a CDS encoding Uma2 family endonuclease, which translates into the protein MLNQAPVIDTVPTDTWVEAAWEDFLTFADDPTLESARFYYDGGYMKIEMSPLGPAHGYDNSIVSTVIVLYAAIKNIPIKELTNTSFRKARVSGSQPDIAFYIGTNFQLPPRNNSPVNLNELTPPTLVVEIAASSLEDDTERKQKLYQRLGVQEYWVVDVNAGKVIANSLSPTQSTPIRESQVLLGLEIALVEEALKRSLTEDDGAITRWLLAKFN